The Coleofasciculaceae cyanobacterium genomic interval CTACCATAACCTCGTAGAATCATTGCCTGATAAATCCTTAAAGAGCGATCGTAACTCCTTACTAAAATGCTACCAGTTAATTGAGCAAAAACTTCCAAATTTCGACGCTTAAAACCTTTGGCTTGAAATCCTCTTAATCTCATAGCTCGCTGCATAGTTGTCAGCATTTGTCCTAATTCCTCTAGATAACGATAGGACAATAAAGTCATATCTACAATTACTCTTGGTAATCCAAAAGAGCGCATTGCCTTAATACTACTTAAAAACGGAGCTGTGCCAAATAAAACTAAGCTCACGGTTAAAATACAAAAAAACCGTACTGAAATTAAGACTGCTTGCCAACATCCTTCTTCTTTAATCGTTAAAAATCCTAGCTGAAAAATGGGAGTATCTCCTGCGATAAAGGGTAGCAAAAATACTACTGCTAAAATGAACCAGCTAGGGTAACGTAATCGCTTAATTAAAAAGGCAATCGGTATTTTTGAAAGACTAAACA includes:
- the cbiQ gene encoding cobalt ECF transporter T component CbiQ; the encoded protein is MKLILDQYAYLDSPLHRWQQNYKLIGLLSLIFAFAFMQNIWLLPIMVIITSILFSLSKIPIAFLIKRLRYPSWFILAVVFLLPFIAGDTPIFQLGFLTIKEEGCWQAVLISVRFFCILTVSLVLFGTAPFLSSIKAMRSFGLPRVIVDMTLLSYRYLEELGQMLTTMQRAMRLRGFQAKGFKRRNLEVFAQLTGSILVRSYDRSLRIYQAMILRGYGSQRIFKKNYWQGNKQSDRYSLWATIITVVIAIFLVALQAILPKFIF